A section of the Jaculus jaculus isolate mJacJac1 chromosome 6, mJacJac1.mat.Y.cur, whole genome shotgun sequence genome encodes:
- the Ormdl2 gene encoding ORM1-like protein 2, with translation MNVGVAHSEVNPNTRVMNSRGIWLAYVILVGLLHVVLLSIPFFSIPVVWTLTNVIHNLAMYIFLHTVKGTPFETSDQGKARLLTHWEQMDYGLQFTSSRKFLSISPIVLYLLASFYTKYDAAHFLINTASLLSVLLPKLPQFHGVRLFGINKY, from the exons ATGAATGTTGGGGTGGCACACAGTGAAGTAAACCCCAACACTCGAGTGATGAACAGTCGGGGCATCTGGCTGGCTTACGTCATCTTGGTAGGACTGCTGCATGTGGTTCTACTCAGCATCCCCTTCTTCAGCATTCCTGTTGTCTGGACCCTGACCAACGTCATCCATAACTTG GCAATGTATATCTTCCTACACACTGTGAAAGGGACACCCTTTGAGACTTCTGACCAAGGAAAGGCTCGGCTTTTGACACACTGGGAGCAAATGGACTACGGACTCCAGTTTACCTCTTCCCGCAAATTTCTGAGCATCTCACCTATTGTACT CTACCTCCTAGCCAGCTTCTATACCAAGTATGATGCTGCTCATTTCCTCATCAACACTGCCTCACTGCTCAGCGTACTGCTGCCTAAGTTACCCCAATTCCATGGGGTTCGTCTCTTTGGCATCAACAAATACTGA